TGGCTGGGTTGTGGCGGGTCTGCATGAATTATCTCTTACTTTGTACAAATACAGGTGCGGAAAAGGAGAATGTTCACTGGTGCCTGTCCCATAGTAGCCAAGTGATTGTTGACCCCGATATTAGTCTTTAAAGCTGATGCAGCCTCAACACTTTCAACATAAGGAGAGACCAACGGCTGTCCTTCACCCACTCTCTATAGTCTGTCagttttgaataaaatgtaaatgatacctgacttttttttcttcttctaatccACAGgcaacagaagcagcagcaagGCAACCAGCTCGCCAAAGAGACTGACCGACTGATCAAGGCATTCGCTGCACTTCCTATTGGCCCTGATCAGGTGCTGAACACTAACAACTTTAAAGTCGTCATTTCCCCCGTTAGGTCACGgactgatgaaatgaaacagacTTTAACTTTTGTGACTTTATCTCTGTGTTTACTCTGACGAcatttttcctgtgtctcaTAGCGGCAGAGAAAGATACAGAAAGAACGCCTGCTGAATGATTTCTCCGCCGCCCTAAATAGCTTCCAAAAGACCCAGCGGCAGGCAGCTGACAAAGAGCGAGAGTTTGTGGCCAGAGTCAGAGCCAGCTCCAGGGTGTCGGTGAGTAGTGTGCCGCATCCGCAATGTCACAAGAGCGAGGCCATGGAACACAGACAGTTAGGGTGCCAGAGCCTTCACGGTCTTTCGGTAGATCACGAAAACGTTAATAAAAATGGGTTTCTTTACATATCATTGATAGATTGATAAGTGGATAGTATTAGGTGGCAATGTTTTGACCTTTAAGGTCGTCATCAGACCGACATCCATGTGAACATAAAGCAGACAAtacatacagacaaaaaaaatgactataAAACATGACGGTCAGAAGGCTTATTTGAGcacatttgaagttttgtaAAGGGTTCGGACGGTGAGGGTCAGACCTGTTGATTCTCATCAAGGCTCGCTGACTCACTGCTGTGAGGTGCTGCGAATGATTTTTCTCCAGCAAGTGCTCCCAACGCAGCCTACCCACCTCACCAGAGAACTTATCTTGGCTCGGTGCAGATATCAGCAGATAAGCAAAAGAAACTGCAATTTATTACAGGTTGTACAAGCTACAGTTTTACACAgttctactgtatgtgttcttTTCTTGTACGGATCAAAATGTCCTGCTATTTTATTACTTGTTGTGTCCGTCATCAGTGATtataaatgtattatatattttcacattttgtgcgCTGTGTTTCCTAATGAGGTAGTCTGTTGTGCTCTCGGGGACTCCCAGCACAGAAGAGAAATAGTTGCCACACTTCCCCAGATGTCTGCCtccacatgtactgtacataaagtTATTTCTACTTCACAGTATAATTCCTAAAGTCACACTGTCTTTATTTTGGAtctctcatttgaaaaaaaatagaagtgtCATCTATTCTGAATTTTGGCTGTaatttttgcacaaaatgtgaaacactTCCTTCTTATAGCCCTGTATTCCAGTGAGTGAGTCCaaatagtaaataataattataatggaAGCTGCTGTTGAGTTTGTGTTCATGATGTTAGATTCTCATAAATGTCGCcactttactgtacatttctgCCAAAATAGGTGTCAGTAGTCTGGAATAACTGAggtcatttattcatatttacttGAAGCAGAGTTTCACGGGAAGCACTCGCATTGCTCCGACAGTTTTACTTGTGACTGTTTTTAGACACCCATtccctggagggggggggggggctgtttgcTTGGCACCTCAGTTCCCTCACCAATTATCCCCTTACACAGAAAAGTATCTGTGcctgctgtgttcacactgatAAGCAGGAACAGTTCCTTACTGCTCTAATTGGTTGGTGAGGAACTTAACTTGGCTGGGAGGAAAAAGctacaggttttattttttctccatgtcATCATGGGTACATATATGGAGATACAGAATGAAATCATATTTAAGATGAGTCAAGATTACACTTTATAATCAGAATAGTCTTTTCCTAAATTTGTCTTGCATCCAGGGACGTACACGGTTTCTCATAAAtgactacaaaaacaaaaaaaacgtataaccaaacaacaaagtatatatattcacacatcacacattatgAATAAGTGTCTGTACTAAATTTAATGAGGGTTTATGGTCATGGGCATTACAAAAATTCCAATAACACCCAGTAACTTCTGTTTCCTTCAACAGGGAGGCCAACCGGAGGACAGCTTTGGATATGTGACTCCATTCTCAAAGTATGCCCACTGTTTCTGATTATTCTGATTATTATCGTTTTGTGATGTCATTATTATATCAAATGTTATTCTGATTGTTCTAATTGCATCCAAATTTGTCCGTGCAGTGACGCCCAGTTGCAGGCTCAGGCCGAGGCCATCACTGAAGATGACCTGAGGCTGATTCAAGAGAGAGAGTCGTCCATCAGGCAGTTGGAGGTACGAATAAGAATCAAATGTCCACAGCATCACTGCTGCATGTCTTtgatacatgaacacatgaacacatgatcCACgtgaaccatttttttctttatgttccTCGGTTCAGGCTGACATCACAGATATCAATGACATCTTCAAGGACCTGGGGTTGATGGTGCATGAGCAGGGAGACATGATAGGTGAGCATCTTTCATCAACATATATTTTGTACCTGTCTGTTCTTCCTTTTGTCACCGTTTACAATGAAAGATCGACCAATAGATGATAAGATCTGCATtgtaaatattcatataatCTTTGTGAAATGGGTGCTCGCCCTTCTGCCCACAAGCTGCAtgtaaagatgtgtgtgtgtgttttacttgtgTGTTCTGCAGACAGCATAGAAGCCAATGTGGAGAGTGCAGATGTGAATGTCCAGAGTGCCACCCAGCAGCTAGCACAGGCTGCAGAATACCAGGTAAAACATAACAGAGTTAAGACagatggaaaaaggaaataaggagGTGGGGAGTGGACAGgcatttaaatgtataaatgtcaGTGAAGTTAGTCTGGAACTCGTAGCTCaaagaatactttttttccagtttgtttACTTAAAGGAAACTAAGATAAGGAGGcataatgattaaataaaaagtcattttaTAACATCAACTAGCCTGAGTGAAATCATCGAAATCAATCGATCcattaaaattcaaatgatgtcttttcattttctgccccCTCCCAGAGGAGCTCAAGGAAGAAGATATGCATCCTGGTAATAGTGTTGGCTGTAGTTGCGGTTATAGTGGGACTTATCATCTGGGGAGCCGTCAAAAAATGAGGCCTGGTACTTCTCTTCACTCGTCAGCCTGGACAAAGGACGAAGAatcgtccttcctctcctgtgccccccaccccccccaccctaATTTTTTTAAGCTGCCTATCTTTCTGTGGACTGCACACGCCCTTGCTTTGGAACAAAACTAGCGCCGGTAGCTTTGTTGTTATAATCAgctgtaaattatttatttgtccgATTTACTTTGACAGGAGAGATTTTCATCCGCACATTTGTCCCACAAAACCGGGTATTCAGCGGCAATCGTTGCTGCAGAGTACCTGTTCCTACTGCCCTGACCATGTCCAGAGCATTTCCATTGAGCTGAATGTTAAATAATGTACAGTGTAGACAAAGCTTATGGGTGCAATGAAGCAGCGTGTGTCTGGGGGCAAGGTAAGAGGCGATTAACCTTAAGATCTATCGTCCGTTCAAAATGTCAGATTTCTGCAACGCTCTCTTTTATGAGAACCACATACTAAATGTTTCTCTGCAGTTAAACAACAAGAATCAAGTGCACTTTGTAAATGTattgtgacaaaaacaaatatagcCAAACTACATTTAGCTCATTCTAACGCAGTGTTCTTGGAGACAGtacagcctttttttaaatctatatcTCCTTTACTTTAGGGTCATCATTAATTCAAATAATAGTATGTTTATGTTCAAATTCATGTTGTTCGCCTAATGCTAAATGgaaaaagtacagtaaatattcacCTTAAATCTTGTGGTTGTGACTTTAAATTATAGTCCACTATCAGCCAATCATCTTTATCAATAGGTGGTGTCCCCTCAGCTCGACAAACAGTTTTTAACTGTGTAGCTCAGAGAGACTGAGCGTATATCGAGGAcaatcctttatttttttatttttttattaaattaccTGTCACACAATTGATAACATACAAACTAAGAATGACTGTGCAACCTGTACAGCAGACATTGTAGGCGATGGTCAAATAATAGCTGCAGTTGTGGTTTCTGATTCAACCAACTTaggtttgttttattcaaaaccCCTGGAGCACCATGCAGGTCATTTGGCCGTAGATATGGCAATCAGTCGTGTTTCTGAGTACAAGTCTAATCAGCCACTACAACATAGAAAAACACCTTTGTGTGCTTTTTCACAGAAAACGATTATGTCAGTTTTCACTATTGTTCTCTGACAGATAAAATGTGAATTGACTGTATGAAGAAACCAAAACCAACGAGTACAGGAAGTGAAATCAAACTGTTCAATCAAAGCTAAATCAACAGTCTTACCCAGATGTAAAATAATGACTACATGTGATTTAAATTTTGAGATATACCATGTAAATGACCTGAATGTACTGAACCTGAGATAAGGTTTTCAGGTTTCAGGGTAAGAAGGGTTCTTTTTAccaaattgtgatttttacatgattattttattattcttttattcttcaataaaaaaaatttcactaATATAACATGCTGTCAGACTATTTTACATCATTCCTCTGGTACTGGCATCATTTTGACTGCAAGTCAAATGAACAACAGGCTGGCAGCAGGTTTGGTGCTTATTTATTTAGACCCAtgtgatttgaaaaaacaatgtttaccCACCAGAGACTTATCACCTTGTCAGTAGAATATTTTCTATATAAACGATGGTTAACAGACTACACAATTTTGAAAGTTGTgatatttatttacttactaATTGGATGTGATGAAGATTTATTTAAAGATTAGATTGAATTGCAAAAATGGTTTTGCCAACCATTAAACATGACTATAAATGATTCGGCAAGAGCATGTGGTAGAAACAAGTAGAAACTGACTGGGAAGGTGTATAggaaatatcattattattctaCCTTTTCTCCCTTCCTACCTAATATCCCTTCCTTCAGTAACTGCTGTTGACTATGTTTCCCTTGAGCAAGACATTTAATTCAGCTTCTTCAATACAAGGATTTGGTGTTTCCCAGTCCAGGACAGTGGAGGACCAATAACAGATCCCTGTGGTACACCTCAGGAGAATCCTTTTTCAATGTCTAGTCTGGAAAGAGTTACACCACATGCCGTATCCTTGTTTGCCCTTTAGACGAAAGGAAATAAATTCCAGGCAGCCATGAGAGGATGAGATCATGGGGCAGATCAGGTATATGTCAGAACAGACGGTGTTGGAGTTGGACTGGCATAAGGAAGTAACGGACTGCCTGTGACGCAGAAGGCAAAACTTTCCTTGGCAGAGTGAGAGACGAGGATTTGGACACAGTGTTGTAAATACATCACTCGGGCAGAGAACAGGTTGAACTGGGCGTCAGTAGGACAGGGAATATTTTTGGCTGGTTACACACAGAAAGTAGCAGGTTGCTGCAAAGGACTGAGCCGGATTTTCCTTCCAAACAGAAATGTCACAGCTAAGAAGGCGCAGGAAAGTTTGGACGAGTGCAAAGTGACTGCAGGGGAAGCTGGGCGTGTTCGGTTGAAagtagacagacacacaaggaaTTATATggttgtttttcaatttgtgtaattttccttaacatttaatttacttGTTTAAGAAAAAGTCAGGTCCACATACAAGACAAGAATCAAGGCTGAACTTGCTGGTGCTTTCTAAAAGCAGGAGGTCTCCCAGGCACAGGCTCTTTTTGCCTGTTGGTGTGGAAACATCACAAATAATGACAGAATTTGGACGCACATGAGAGTCTACATAGACATAACTCTGCTAGGATGTGGATAAATGGAGAAATAAGTCATCCGGGCAAACACAGGGAAGGCAGGTCGAGTGCGTCATTGGCGAGTGGAAGTTAACGTTGCTAATCTTTTCCATTAAGAAGCAGAACGTATCTCGCTTTAATATGTTATTCTAACGTCGAAGGTGACACTTTGCACTTGTGCATCTTTTCCCCAGAGACAGGGTGGAGGAGACACAGCATTTTCATATGAATCCCCAAATGCAGACTTCTGAAAGAGGATTAAATATGGCCTACTATCAGTTATGTGCAGACAGTTGTGCCAGATAAAATCCAGATCTTAATGGGATGCTCCAACAACTTAGCGTTGGACCTTGGTTAAATTGGGAGACTGGCAGgaggcagattaaaaaaaaagaatggtcaGAATTGAAACTACGGAAGACCAAGATATGCTGACAGTTACttccaaaatgcagcaaaaacacTGGCTAGACCTCCCATAATGCTACTCAATGGAATCTTTGGTTGAAGATGGAACAGGGTTGCTCACGCCTTTCAACCCCCATGCCCCCAGTTTGCAATACGGCTTTCTCTCAAGATTCAAGATAACCCTGATGGCATTATCAAAGTTATCTGAGACATAAGGAATCTCCCTTCAGGGGCCAAGAGGCTGAGTAgtgttcctcctcctgtaaACTGACCTTTATCTTTAAAGGTCAGCTGAAGTGTCCCCTGTAGTCTACTCCTTTTACTGCTAAAACCTCCTCAAAGATTTGTCTCTATAATGTTCACATACAtttggttaaaaagaaaattgcttgTCTTGCATTAAATCAATTGTTGctgccagcagagggcagcacgGGAACACTTCTATAACCATCAGGTCTGTAACGTGCCTCTGTGTAATTCACCATGACTATCACATATTAAGTTCTTAGGAGATCTTTCTACAATAGCTATCTGCATTGTTGACTATTTTAAAGTGGTGCCCATGtacagaagattaaaaaaatatattaacaaaagaaaatatctttCATTTCACAGCCAATCAGGGCTCTGACCAATGTCCAGGTTGTTCTACAAAGTGGTACAAAGTGGCTGTTGCTCAGTTTCAAGCCTTGAGTTTGTCCTTgaacaaaataatgaatcctTTGTCCGCTCTGGGATGCAGATCAGCGAGTTATGATTCTCATCAGATGGAGTGGTGATAGCTATAAAGactatattattttttcagctGAAATTGTGATTGCAGTAGCCTTGTCCTCATCATAAATGAATCCCAtttttctccatcctctcctcacctcacaGTCTGTGTTGTCGACATCTCGGAACCTTGTAAGTGAGCATCCCAGTCTCCGTCCGTCGTCCCTGACTTGTAATCCGCAGGCCTGATCCAGAGCCCCAGAGGGCAGCATTCCTCCCAGCAACCCAGGAATGTCAACTTTATTTTGGAGTCCAGCTGTGGACCAGCAGGAGGAATGCGGCGTGTTTGCTGTTAGAGTCGTCCCTGTGGTGTACTCTCtctgaaaagaaatatgtaGAAGAAGTCATAAATAAAGATGAGGTACAGCTGGCACTGGTGGGACGACAACTGGCAccagaacagaaaaacatgctGGCAGGTCGGCAGGGGTTTTTAGATTTAgaggcttgtgtgtgttcaggtaaATATTGATGTTTTTCTGAAGAGGAAGTAGCTCTCAGGTATGTGACGGGATGTTCCACGCCGAGAGGAAACCGCTGCACTCACCAGCCgtttcaaagtcaaaatgtcaaacgcTGAAGGAGCGATGCATGTGCGCTACACCTGTTCAAAACTGTGTACTACTtctgcacacaaatacaaatgactGGCATCAAGTAGTGCCAAGACAGTGTCACGATCCGCTGCCTCAGCGCCCGTCTCCTCATCATTCTTCCCAAGCCACATTTCTCCCATCATTTCCTATTCACCTGTCTGCCCCACCCATCCACACATGCTCACGTTTCCACTGATCATCAACCCTGCAGTCTTTCAGACTGTCCCATCCTGCACCGCTATCAACTttggataaatatatatatacatatacacacgcacactagTGTTTTTCTAGTCTGCAATTTATTAATCTATTGAATGTCTCACAGGCCTGTGTTGTATGCATCTCTCCTGTTTGAGGTACATTATTGTCAGGGTTATGCAAGAACTGGACCCAGTTGCAGAGGGCAatttaaatgatacatttaaCAAACAGAGTACAAAACAGACTTACTttgtaaagtaaaacaacatTCAACAGAGCGTCAACGAATGTAGTAAAAGAAAGATAATCTCAGGCATAACAAGCTGCAGCAAAACACAGGAGCGGGGGGGGAAGTCAACAGGAACAACATCTCAGGtgcagactgggggggggggagtcaacAGGAACAACGTCTCAGGAACAGACTCGGGGGGAAATCACAGgcgaaccaacaaagacaaagggaagcacagagactaaatagacacaaggtgggcggggctaattgaacacaggtgagacacattaggaaacaggtgcagccaatcagaggggcAGGCGACACAGGAcaagcaaagacaccagaaacaagacacaggaaaggaagtgaagcaacacaaggaaagggactttcaaaatgaaagcacatGCACTATAAAGTAACTATTCATATGTTTTGTCCAACAAGAAATGTCTCTACCAAAGATCAGGCCAAACCTACGGCCCGGTGATAACAGGGATACCACTACATTTTCATTAGACTGGGTGTGTTCCAGAGCAAAAAAACTTCTcctagttttctttttctttttttaaagtcctaCCCTTACCCCCATCTCAATTCAACTGCTTACAGTCTGTTACATTATCTATTTGTACCTTAATGTTCAGCCATATGGGTTAAATGCTGAGCTTAAAACTTACAGCTGTATCTAACTCTGTGAGATGACTCTTTAGGGGGTGATCAACTTCCTGGCCCCCCTCATCCTGCGCACATCTCTGATTTAGTGAATCTACAGGTCAAACGGCCAGTGCATTGATTTATTCCTCTGGAACAAAGAGAGAGTAAAGGAGGCTTTTCGCCCAACCTCCCtgttcacttcttctttttttttattttacacattgtGTGAACAAGCTAAATACCATCCTGGTTTGCGTACCTCAAATCATCTCCTATACATGTAGGGACACAGTTTGTATAGAGGAATGTaaccaagagaaaaaaatgcaggaagACAAACTATGGTGACCTTGT
This sequence is a window from Scophthalmus maximus strain ysfricsl-2021 chromosome 18, ASM2237912v1, whole genome shotgun sequence. Protein-coding genes within it:
- the stx7l gene encoding syntaxin-7, with the translated sequence MAYQAAIQEEPSVLVHNISSNIQKITVLTSELQRAVSLETEQDSSQLRHTLQQKQQQGNQLAKETDRLIKAFAALPIGPDQRQRKIQKERLLNDFSAALNSFQKTQRQAADKEREFVARVRASSRVSGGQPEDSFGYVTPFSNDAQLQAQAEAITEDDLRLIQERESSIRQLEADITDINDIFKDLGLMVHEQGDMIDSIEANVESADVNVQSATQQLAQAAEYQRSSRKKICILVIVLAVVAVIVGLIIWGAVKK